aaactATGATAATACGTTAAGGACCTCTATGTAAATCACCGTGGTGAGTGAGTCtcctgtttaaaaattattattattattaaggtTAAGAAAGGTTGTAAGAAATACTAGctaaaagtgaaaatataaaaaagttaCTTTTAGgccaagtaaaagaaaaaatgtttctcatcTGAAATTGTATGAATACAAGCAGGCGAACACATTTGTTACTTTTGACTTatattatttacattatttagccttgctgaaaattttcttgttttccttcttttcttgcaTCCCCTTTTGTTGCATATCACTGGTAGTTTTTGTCTGTTCCAACATTTACAAGAACAAATTATTAGAAAATAAAGGAGGCCCCCCAAAATGAAACGTATGGgtacaagaaacattttttccctTGGCCTAATAAAGCCTGGTTCTCATATGTGGCTGATGTTGAACCCGAGTCAACTCGCAGGCGTGCCGGCAGCAGGGTTGTCACTAAGATTTTTAGTTGCCAGGTAAATATATATCAAGTACAAATGTAGGTGGAGAATCAAACAGCTAGGGATTTTTTTGGTTCTATTTTCCAATGAAAGTAGCTGAGGGCTGTGTTCATAGTAGGCGGGGCACAACACGGGCCCCCAGCTCTTAATGACAGTCCTGCGGCAGTAAAGACCGGGATGACCAATGTTGCTAGCCACTTCTGTTATCATATCGGAACAGTATCCCAGGCAGTATTAGCGGCCATGAGACCTGTGCATTGGCAGCATATGAGAACTAGGCTTAAGGAGTACATAAACCACCAATGCTTATGCCAGTGCAAAGGCATCTGCATCATCAGGAGCGGGACGGCTCGAGATAATGCCAGAGCGATgccttttcactaacatattaGTGGCTTTTGCACTCCTTCGGCGCATTAACTTTCTGTCTAGGCTGTGCATGACTTGAGTGAGCTCAGGACTTCGCCACGGCAGTGTGCTGAcactgaaaacttttttctttggtcTCTCTATGTCTGGGCTCTCATAGCCATTCTCTACATTCTCGCCCTCTGATTCAGACATCGACTGTTCAGAAGACATGTAGTCAACTGTCATGTACTTCGTGTATCTCTCTTTCTCCTCTGCCGCTAAGGAAGTCGATATATTGAGTGCTTTTACTCTCTGGTTCTTTTTCTGTGTAGAAAATGAGGGAGAACAATTCAATCCAGTCACAGATAAACAATGAGGTTTGGGTTAAAATTGAATGGGATTCTAAAAAGGAACTATCCCTAGGAGATTTGACTGGTCAGCTTAGGCATCTACTATTTGCTATGCTGCCTGTTGATGAAAGCTACAAACATTTTAGGCTAGTGCTTTTGTAAGCGGGTTTGTGACCTACAGTGGTGTCTGAAACTGTGATTTGCTAGAAATATAGTTACAAAATTCACTTTTACAACTGCAGACCTTCTTTGATGAACAATTAGAGATTCATGTGGCCACTAATTTGTCTTAGTTTTTTTAGTAGTTTGGTGGTTGAACCGGTGCAACAAGCATAGCAATACAGGAAATAGTTATAgacctgggcccagttgttcaaaggccgattagcgcttaacccagggttaaatttaacccaggtttctttttcttgtgttcaaaaGCATTTTCTCTGATAATTTTCCCTGTTATTTTTGAAGCTTCCAATCATCAACttgtagacaaaaagaattaaaactgaCTTATgctttttaagctttcaaatcTGAATTCAAATCCTGCACTgaccctgggttatcttaacccagctttgaacaactcagCCCAGAGCTCTAGCAAGTGTCAGGGTTCTATTGTAATCTGACTGCTCTGGAGAtgggaaataataaaaaaaacaaaactgcatACACTTTAGAATATAATGTACCGTGTTAAGGCGGCTTCGGACTCTCTGTTGTTTCAAGGCAGCCTGACTGTCATCTCTTGAGTTTTGGTGCTGCCTCCGCTTTGTTCGAAAGTGGACTCTCATGGCAGCTAAAACAGAAATTCAGTGTTGTTGAAATACTAGTAGTAGAGAGAGGCTACGGTACATAGATATTTTGCTTGTTAGATTAAAAAACACACATGTGTATTAGATAATTAAGGCACACAAACACTTCCAATAAACTATTGAAGAATTGGAGAGGGGTAGCCTACTGGAGCAGATGCTTTTTACGGCTCTCATTTCACCAGCAGAGAATAGAGCAACAAAACCAGAGTGAAAAAAGGGCCTGCTCCTGCATTGAAGTGgaaggttttttcctttttatggtAATCAAACTAAACAATCAACTAAATTAAGAATGGAACTGTATCAGTTAATTGATAAAGCtccagaaaaggaaaaaaacaaaaacaagcattaCCTTTTATTGTGCTAACTGGGGTAACACCATCTGTGCTCTGTACTCCAGCTAAAATTTGCTGGTTCACATTCTTGTTTTCAGGTCCATCAAAGctaaaatgtaaacatttcacACTGTTACATGTATATTAACACCAATCAGACCAAACTCAGAGATTTGCattagaaaatcaaataaaatttcactgTTATAGTTTGAAACTATAAATTAATTCTTTATGTTGAAGAGAATCAGAAGAAAGATGGTACATTAACTACCTTTTGGAAAAGTCCCAGAGGATTTGTACTCCATCATCTCCAACAAGGCTTTTGTAAACTTCTCGAACATTGGCCTATTGAATGCAAAATataaatgataaagaaaaaaaaagctactaGTAATATAGAAATTATTAACAGCTGGGAAATGGGGTTTTATGGAGGAAGGAGAGTCAacaaaagaataacaaaaaacttCAGAGAAGGGCAAGAACTAGGTAATTGTACCTGGCAATCCATATTCAGTTTAAATTATAtaatagttttgaatttccctaACATTCACCTTATTTTTACATGTCAAAGAAGGTACCAATACATATATTGAAGAATCACCAACTCAgccattattttctttaaccctAACCTGAAATCAGGCTCtatttttgtt
The sequence above is a segment of the Pocillopora verrucosa isolate sample1 chromosome 5, ASM3666991v2, whole genome shotgun sequence genome. Coding sequences within it:
- the LOC131771886 gene encoding uncharacterized protein, whose translation is MARKRPDRESRRRVEETSGMRNANGKTPERSRSSSTSNGGGSNVSRTPPSASSSSASPSGSSATTTPQPLQSTAESINSQSSASTPIVPTRPTNEGGRINRVLAPLLDVNADENVQGGQVPVEILDHLKSFIQKQEEFNQRLEQRIEANINQSQKGREKKSRRLPKALTANVREVYKSLVGDDGVQILWDFSKSFDGPENKNVNQQILAGVQSTDGVTPVSTIKAAMRVHFRTKRRQHQNSRDDSQAALKQQRVRSRLNTKKNQRVKALNISTSLAAEEKERYTKYMTVDYMSSEQSMSESEGENVENGYESPDIERPKKKVFSVSTLPWRSPELTQVMHSLDRKLMRRRSAKATNMLVKRHRSGIISSRPAPDDADAFALA